The Vigna unguiculata cultivar IT97K-499-35 chromosome 6, ASM411807v1, whole genome shotgun sequence genome contains a region encoding:
- the LOC114186985 gene encoding nudix hydrolase 2-like isoform X1, whose protein sequence is MWAATNEFKTWQSLGSQKGAVETRHHALMKLRSMSVSASPTPLLGDRLCENGYECVKILPATNDAHGGVIVDLKEPMDSELFATLLRSSLLHWKKQGKDGVWIKLPIELVNLVETAVKEGFWYHHAEPNYLMLVYWIPKTGCTIPPNASHCVGVGAIVLNDKKEVLVVQEKRGGFHGIGVWKIPTGVVDAGEEIFEAAIREVKEETGIDTEFMEVLAFRHTHNSFFGKSDLSFVCMLRPLSFDIKKQDLEIEAAQWMPFEEFADQPFNQMHEPFKYMIELCLAKVENGYDGFSPRPVSSYFVEELNCLYLNSHDLDNTS, encoded by the exons ATGTGGGCGGCTACTAATGAATTCAAGACATGGCAAAGCCTTGGATCACAAAAGGGTGCAGTGGAAACACGTCACCACGCACTTATGAAACTCAGA TCCATGTCAGTCTCAGCCAGTCCAACGCCACTATTAGGGGATCGACTGTGTGAGAATGGATATGAATGTGTTAAAATTCTCCCAGCCACCAATGATGCACATGGAGGAGTCATTGTGGACTTAAAGGAGCCTATGGACTCCGAACTTTTTGCTACTTTGCTTAGATCTTCACTTTTACATTGGAAAAAACAG GGTAAAGATGGCGTTTGGATCAAGTTACCAATCGAGCTTGTTAATCTAGTTGAAACTGCTGTTAAG GAGGGTTTTTGGTACCACCATGCAGAACCAAACTATCTAATGCTAGTTTACTGGATTCCCAAAACTGGCTGCACAATACCTCCAAATGCTTCCCATTGTGTAGGAGTTGGCGCTATTGTCTTGAATGACAAGAAAGAG GTGCTTGTGGTTCAGGAAAAAAGAGGTGGATTCCATGGCATTGGTGTTTGGAAAATACCCACTGGAGTGGTTGATGCA GGTGAGGAGATTTTTGAAGCAGCTATCAGAGAAGTGAAAGAAGAGACAGGA ATTGATACAGAATTCATGGAAGTACTAGCATTCAG ACACACACACAATTCATTCTTTGGAAAATCAGATCTATCTTTTGTTTGCATGCTGCGTCctctttcttttgacatcaaaaAGCAAGATCTGGAAATTGAAGCAGCTCAG TGGATGCCATTCGAGGAATTTGCTGACCAACCATTCAATCAGATGCACGAACCCTTCAAGTACATGATAGAATTATGCTTGGCAAAGGTGGAAAATGGCTATGATGGATTCTCTCCGAGGCCTGTCTCATCATATTTCGTGGAGGAGTTGAATTGTCTGTATTTGAACAGCCATGACCTCGACAACACTTCTTGa
- the LOC114186997 gene encoding 4-coumarate--CoA ligase-like 1, protein NSNMGTYVETFAGGEEHVFRSQYSPVPIPDNVTLPQYVLQNAELYAEKVAFVDAVTGKGVTYSEVVRDVERFSKALRSLGLRKGHVVIVLLPNVVEYAIVALGIMAAGGVFSGANPTSHVSEIKKQAESADAKIFVTDNTNYEKVKGLELPVIVVDDEVVEGGMKWKKLLEEAERGGDDDFCKEPVSQNDLCAMPFSSGTTGMSKGVMLTHRNLVANLCSTLFSVTREMEGMVTTLGLIPFFHIYGITGICCATLRSKGKVVVMGRFELKKFLNALITHEVTFAPIVPPIILSLVKNPIVDEFDLTKLKLQAVMTAAAPLAPELLNAFEHKFPGVSVQEAYGLTEHSCITLTLATKGLGSVHKNSVGFILPNLEVKFVDPDTGRSLPRNTPGELCVRSQCVMQGYYKQVDETAQTIDENGWLHTGDIGFIDGEENVFIIDRIKELIKYKGFQVAPAELEAILLSHSSVEDAAVVPIPDEDAGEIPGASVVLSPGAKESEEDIMNYVANNAAHYKKVRVVHFVESIPKSPSGKIMRRLIKDKMIQKMKTSSSTQSQNV, encoded by the exons AACTCAAACATGGGAACCTACGTGGAAACTTTCGCAGGTGGGGAGGAACATGTCTTTCGTAGCCAGTACTCACCTGTTCCTATCCCTGACAACGTCACTCTGCCACAATATGTGCTCCAAAATGCTGAACTCTATGCTGAGAAGGTTGCGTTTGTGGATGCTGTGACTGGAAAAGGGGTGACTTACAGTGAGGTGGTGAGGGATGTAGAGAGGTTTTCAAAGGCCTTAAGATCTCTTGGTTTGAGGAAAGGGCATGTTGTGATTGTGTTGCTTCCAAATGTGGTGGAGTATGCCATTGTTGCTTTGGGGATCATGGCTGCTGGTGGGGTCTTTTCTGGGGCAAATCCAACTTCTCATGTCTCCGAGATTAAGAAACAAGCAGAGTCTGCAGATGCCAAGATATTTGTCACAGATAACACCAACTATGAAAAG GTGAAGGGTCTAGAGCTACCTGTTATTGTGGTAGATGATGAGGTTGTTGAAGGTGGCATGAAGTGGAAGAAGTTGCTTGAAGAAGCAGAGAGAGGAGGTGATGATGATTTTTGCAAGGAACCTGTTTCACAGAATGATCTGTGCGCCATGCCATTCTCATCAGGAACCACAGGGATGTCAAAGGGTGTGATGCTGACTCACAGAAATCTGGTGGCTAATCTCTGCTCTACACTCTTCAGTGTGACAAGGGAAATGGAGGGCATGGTGACCACACTAGGCCTCATTCCCTTCTTTCACATCTATGGCATCACTGGAATATGCTGTGCCACTCTTAGGAGCAAAGGGAAAGTTGTGGTTATGGGAAGGTTTGAGTTGAAGAAGTTTCTCAATGCCTTGATCACACATGAGGTCACATTTGCACCCATTGTGCCCCCAATCATTCTCAGCTTGGTCAAAAATCCCATAGTTGATGAATTTGACCTCACCAAGCTCAAACTCCAAGCTGTTATGACTGCAGCAGCACCACTTGCACCAGAACTTCTCAATGCCTTTGAACACAAGTTCCCTGGTGTTTCTGTCCAAGAG GCTTATGGACTTACTGAGCATAGCTGCATCACACTCACTCTTGCAACCAAAGGATTGGGAAGTGTTCATAAAAATTCAGTGGGATTCATCCTCCCAAACTTGGAAGTCAAGTTTGTTGATCCTGACACTGGTCGATCCCTTCCTAGGAACACACCTGGGGAACTTTGTGTGCGAAGCCAATGCGTAATGCAAG GTTACTATAAACAGGTGGATGAGACTGCACAAACCATTGACGAGAATGGATGGCTTCACACCGGTGACATAGGATTCATAGATGGTGAAGAAAATGTCTTCATTATTGATCGTATCAAGGAGTTGATCAAATACAAAGGCTTCCAA GTTGCTCCTGCAGAGTTAGAGGCCATATTGCTGAGCCATTCATCAGTTGAAGATGCAGCAGTAGTGCC AATACCAGATGAAGATGCAGGGGAAATTCCTGGTGCAAGTGTGGTTTTGAGCCCTGGTGCAAAGGAAAGTGAGGAAGATATCATGAACTATGTTGCCAACAATGCTGCACATtacaagaaagtgagagtggtGCACTTTGTGGAAAGCATACCAAAGTCACCCTCTGGAAAAATAATGAGGAGGCTCATCAAAGACAAGATGATTCAAAAGATGAAGACAAGTTCCTCCACACAATCTCAGAATGTCTAA
- the LOC114186985 gene encoding nudix hydrolase 2-like isoform X2 has translation MSVSASPTPLLGDRLCENGYECVKILPATNDAHGGVIVDLKEPMDSELFATLLRSSLLHWKKQGKDGVWIKLPIELVNLVETAVKEGFWYHHAEPNYLMLVYWIPKTGCTIPPNASHCVGVGAIVLNDKKEVLVVQEKRGGFHGIGVWKIPTGVVDAGEEIFEAAIREVKEETGIDTEFMEVLAFRHTHNSFFGKSDLSFVCMLRPLSFDIKKQDLEIEAAQWMPFEEFADQPFNQMHEPFKYMIELCLAKVENGYDGFSPRPVSSYFVEELNCLYLNSHDLDNTS, from the exons ATGTCAGTCTCAGCCAGTCCAACGCCACTATTAGGGGATCGACTGTGTGAGAATGGATATGAATGTGTTAAAATTCTCCCAGCCACCAATGATGCACATGGAGGAGTCATTGTGGACTTAAAGGAGCCTATGGACTCCGAACTTTTTGCTACTTTGCTTAGATCTTCACTTTTACATTGGAAAAAACAG GGTAAAGATGGCGTTTGGATCAAGTTACCAATCGAGCTTGTTAATCTAGTTGAAACTGCTGTTAAG GAGGGTTTTTGGTACCACCATGCAGAACCAAACTATCTAATGCTAGTTTACTGGATTCCCAAAACTGGCTGCACAATACCTCCAAATGCTTCCCATTGTGTAGGAGTTGGCGCTATTGTCTTGAATGACAAGAAAGAG GTGCTTGTGGTTCAGGAAAAAAGAGGTGGATTCCATGGCATTGGTGTTTGGAAAATACCCACTGGAGTGGTTGATGCA GGTGAGGAGATTTTTGAAGCAGCTATCAGAGAAGTGAAAGAAGAGACAGGA ATTGATACAGAATTCATGGAAGTACTAGCATTCAG ACACACACACAATTCATTCTTTGGAAAATCAGATCTATCTTTTGTTTGCATGCTGCGTCctctttcttttgacatcaaaaAGCAAGATCTGGAAATTGAAGCAGCTCAG TGGATGCCATTCGAGGAATTTGCTGACCAACCATTCAATCAGATGCACGAACCCTTCAAGTACATGATAGAATTATGCTTGGCAAAGGTGGAAAATGGCTATGATGGATTCTCTCCGAGGCCTGTCTCATCATATTTCGTGGAGGAGTTGAATTGTCTGTATTTGAACAGCCATGACCTCGACAACACTTCTTGa
- the LOC114187368 gene encoding arabinogalactan protein 1-like: MMIRLLSHVVLPLLFTSLCLVHAGNAPAPSPKSTPSPAPAKSPSSATPPLHSLQSPAKSPTLSPPSQSPVVSPSGSSASPPPAVAPATQPPSSASQAPSPAKDVSSPPAPSPVAEAPTPESSAGIPSSSAPPAGSPITLPSNGASPETAPASSSNGSIGDLSGASSNAASMILGGVAFWMTLNVI, from the coding sequence ATGATGATAAGGTTACTTTCACACGTTGTGTTGCCATTGCTCTTCACATCTTTATGCTTGGTTCACGCAGGCAATGCTCCTGCCCCTTCACCCAAGTCAACACCATCGCCGGCGCCGGCCAAATCACCTTCTTCTGCCACTcctccgctgcattctctgcaATCTCCTGCAAAGTCTCCAACTTTATCACCGCCTTCACAATCTCCGGTGGTTTCTCCATCTGGGTCTTCCGCTTCTCCGCCCCCGGCTGTGGCTCCGGCAACTCAGCCACCATCTTCAGCATCTCAGGCTCCTAGCCCAGCCAAGGACGTCTCTTCGCCGCCGGCTCCATCTCCGGTGGCAGAGGCTCCAACGCCGGAATCTTCCGCTGGAATTCCCTCAAGCTCTGCCCCACCAGCTGGTTCACCCATTACACTGCCATCCAACGGTGCCTCTCCGGAAACTGCTCCGGCGAGTTCTTCAAATGGTTCAATTGGTGATTTATCAGGTGCAAGTTCAAATGCAGCTTCAATGATTTTGGGTGGTGTGGCATTTTGGATGACTTTGAATGTGATCTAA
- the LOC114188913 gene encoding fasciclin-like arabinogalactan protein 1, producing MHHHLRPAMLPVLAAAFLLLATLAQAHNITRILAQHPEFSTFNHYLTLTHLAPEINGRTTITVCAVDNAAMDDLLSKHPSIYTVKNILSLHVLLDYFGAKKLHQITNGTALAATMYQATGTAPGSAGFVNITDLHGGKVAFGAENNDGTLTSTFVKSVEEIPYNISVIQISKILPSAAAEAPAPAPTQQNLTSIMSKHGCKIFADTLSNYSDALSTFNDNLDGGLTVFCPLDDAFKAFLPKFKNLTASGKLALLEFHGVPVYQSLATLKSNNGLQNTLATDGANKYDFTVQNDGEEVTLKTKLTTAKITDTLIDEQPLAVFAINKVLLPKELFKGEALAPAPAPEPSAADAPAPAKKGKKKKKAADAPAADASSDSPADSPGDAADDTADDSNGAVSGGRYGNVIVALGLVLGLPLVL from the coding sequence ATGCACCACCACCTCCGTCCGGCGATGCTGCCGGTTCTCGCGGCGGCGTTCCTCCTCCTCGCCACCCTTGCCCAAGCGCACAACATCACGCGCATCCTCGCCCAGCACCCGGAGTTCTCCACCTTCAACCACTACCTCACCCTCACGCACCTCGCCCCCGAAATCAACGGAAGAACCACCATCACCGTCTGCGCCGTCGACAACGCCGCCATGGACGACCTCCTCTCCAAGCACCCCTCCATCTACACCGTCAAAAACATCCTCTCCCTCCACGTCCTCCTCGACTACTTCGGCGCCAAGAAGCTCCACCAGATCACGAACGGCACAGCCCTCGCCGCCACCATGTACCAGGCCACCGGCACCGCCCCGGGCTCAGCCGGCTTCGTCAACATCACCGACCTCCACGGCGGTAAGGTCGCATTCGGCGCCGAAAACAACGACGGAACCCTGACCTCCACCTTCGTGAAATCCGTGGAAGAAATCCCTTACAACATCTCCGTTATCCAGATCAGCAAGATTCTACCCTCAGCTGCAGCGGAAGCCCCTGCACCCGCCCCCACGCAGCAAAACCTCACCAGCATTATGTCCAAACACGGTTGCAAAATCTTCGCCGACACTCTTTCTAACTATAGCGACGCGCTTTCCACCTTCAACGACAACCTCGACGGCGGATTAACTGTTTTCTGCCCCCTCGACGACGCCTTCAAAGCGTTCCTCCCCAAATTCAAAAACCTAACCGCTTCTGGCAAACTCGCGCTCCTCGAATTCCACGGCGTGCCGGTGTACCAATCCCTTGCTACGCTGAAATCGAACAATGGACTTCAGAACACCTTGGCCACCGACGGAGCTAACAAATACGATTTCACAGTACAAAACGACGGCGAAGAGGTCACTCTCAAGACGAAGCTCACCACGGCGAAGATCACCGACACCTTAATCGATGAACAGCCTCTCGCGGTTTTCGCCATCAATAAGGTGCTTCTCCCTAAGGAGTTGTTCAAGGGTGAGGCGCTTGCTCCGGCGCCTGCGCCGGAGCCTTCTGCCGCCGACGCTCCTGCGCCAGCGAAgaaggggaagaagaagaagaaggctgCTGATGCACCTGCTGCGGACGCGAGTTCCGACTCGCCGGCGGACTCACCCGGGGATGCCGCCGATGACACCGCTGACGACAGTAACGGCGCCGTTAGCGGCGGGAGGTATGGTAATGTTATTGTTGCCTTGGGTTTGGTGTTGGGGTTACCGTTAGTGCTGTGA